The DNA window CTGCGCCAACGCGGCCAGCAGCTCGGGCGTGATCGTGCTGGTGGAATACGTGTGGAAGAGCGGTTCGTACCGCCGCCACGTTTCGATCGGTTCCTTGTCGAGCGCCCCGCCGACGAAAAAGAGCAGCTCGCTCGGCTTGCGGACAACGTGATAGACGAGGTTTGTCAGCGAGAATGCCGCGAGGACGAGCGCCGCGAGGCAAACGATCCGAACCGCCCGCGGTGCTGCGGTCAGCGCCCGTCGCACCAAGCGCGCGCCTCGCCAGCGGCTGACGCGGCGGAGCAAGGTGTTCCAGCTTTGCCTGACGCGCGTCTTGCGAGAGCGGGGCTTGGCAGTGCGCGGCGAGGACACGCGGATGTTTGGCCTGTTGTGCGCCGGCATGCGACAGCCGGCCGGCGTGGTGTGATAGGGAGTGGTGTTCAGAGTGGTTCAGCGCCGGACGATGTCGCACACCGACATGGGCATCGCAGGGGCGACGACCGACACCTTCATTCTCTTCGAGAACGGTGTCAGGCGCAACCGCTGAGTGAGCGCCTTTCCGCGGTCTAACTGAACAGCAGTGCCTTGCGCCGGTCTTCTCAGGTCACGTCGGTCGAACGCGATTTCCCAATGGTGACTAATTGAACCGGTGTTGCTAACTGTTAACCCCATTCTGGATTTCTCAGTGAAGGACGTGACGATGGTCAGCAGTGCGGCATCTCTGTCGGACACATGGAGGGTGGGCGTCCTGTTCTCTCGCACGGGGCTGACCGCCGTCACCGAGACCGAACATTTTATGGGCACGGCACTTGCGATCCAGGAGGTCAATCAGGCCGGGGGGATCCTCGGGCGCGAGCTCGAAGTGGTCGCCTACGATCCGGAATCGGAGCCGGCAACCTACCGTCGTCTGGCCGACAGGCTTCTGACCGATGACGGCATTTCCGTGATTTTCGGCTGCAGTTCGTCGGCCGAGCGCAAGGCCATTCTGCCGGCGATCGAACGTCGCAACGGGCTGCTCTGGTACCCGTCGCTCTACGAGGGCTTCGAATATTCGCCCAACGTGATCTACACGGGGGCATCGCCGAACCAGACCAGCTTTCCGCTGGCCGAATATCTCGTCCGTAACCACGGGCGTCGCGTGTTTCTGGTCGGCTCCGACTACATCTATCCGCGCGAGTCGAACCGCATCATGCGCGATCTGGTCGATTCCTACGGCGGCAAAATCGTCGACGAAGTCTATGCTCCGATGGCTGCTCCGGAATCGCACCTGCGCGATATCGTGGAGCGGGTGAAGGATCTGGCTCCGGATGTGCTGTTTTCCACGGTGGTCGGACGTTCGGCGCAGACCTTTTACCGGCTCTATCGCAAAGCCGGCCTCGATCCGGCATCGATGCCCATCGCCAGCCTCACCATGGCGGAAGGCGAGGTGCGCGAGATCGGTGCGGCGTTGTGCGAGGGGCACATCACGGCGGCGACCTATTTCGGATCGCTTCGGGGGGCGAGCAACCGGCGATTCACCGACAACTTCCGTCGCACCTTTGGCCCGGACCGGCCGGTCAGTATGTGGAGCGCCGGGGCCTATGCTCAGGTTCACCTGTTTGCGCTCGCCCTGGAGCGAGCCGGAACACTTGACACTCAGCGGCTCGTTGAGGCGGCGCTCGGCCTGTCATTTGAGGCGCCCGAAGGCGCCATCCAGATCGACCCCGACAACAACCATACCTGGCTGACGCCACGCATCGGGCGGGTCCGGATTGACGGCGGTTTCGATGTGGTCTGGGAAGCGAAGGCTGCGGTGAAGCCCGATCCCTATCTCGCGGTGTCGCCGCTCGGGGGACGATGGATCGGTGAGGAGGCTTACGTCGCATGAAGCCGGGTATCCGCCGTCTCATCGAAGAGTTGCGCGGCGCGCGCGTCCTTGTCGTGCATCCGCGCGACGCCGAAGGTGACGCGCTGCTCGATCAGTTGAAGCGCATCGGTTGTAACGTGCGCGGCATATGGCCGCCGCCAGTGGAATTGCCCAACGACGTCGACACGGTTTTTCATTTGGTGGAGACCGCCGAGACGCCGGCTTTCATCGCATCCGCTTCGGAAGGCGGACCGACCTTCGTGGCGATCGTCGACTACGAGAACCCGACGGTGCTGCGGCGGCTTCTCGACAGCAATGCCCACGGCGTCATCAACAAGCCGATCCGTCCCTTTGGCATCCTGTCCTCGCTTGTGCTGGCCCGCTCGATGCGCGGCTATACCCGCCGTCTGGAGAGCAAGGTACAGAAGCTCGAAGAGACGCTGAAGGCGCGTCGCGATGTCGACAAGGCGGTGAAGATCCTGGTGACGCTGAAAAGAGTTAGCGAAGCCGAGGCCTATGAGTTGATCCGCTCGCAGGCAACGCAGAAGCGATTGTCGATGGCAGAGGTGGCCACGACGATCATCGGCGCCCAGGATGTGATGGCCGGATTGGGGCTGATCGATGAGCGGTGAGACCGACGGTCAGGCTGTCTGCACAATCCATCATCATCCGTGCCGCTAATTCGGTCCACCTCATGATTGACATGACGTCCGCGTTTCTGCTGTAATTCCAATGTAGGCGATGCTCAACTCATCGGTTGAGATTGTCACGGCGGCCGGTCGGCCGCTTCCACATGTGGCTATGTAGCCCTCGATCGGTGCCTCACGGCGCTGTCGGGGGCTTTTTGTTTTGCGCGCCCGTTTTGTTTTGCGCGCTCGGGGAGTTTTGCGCGATGACTTTGCACGCCTCCAACGATCACGCCTCGACCGACAAGGTAGCCGGGTCGATCGTAGTCGCCTGCATTCAGATGCAACCGGCTTTCGGAAACGTCGCCGCCAATGTAGCGCACAGCCTGGAACTGATCGATCAGGCGGCGTCGCGAGGCGCCGACCTCGTCGTGCTGCCGGAGCTGGCCAATACAGGTTACATGTTCGCCTCGCGTGAGGAAGCGTTCGGCCTTGCCGAGCCAATTCCAGGCGGACCGTCGGTCGCAGCCTGGGCAGAGCGTGCGGCCCGGCACGGCATGCATATCGTCGCGGGAATCACCGAACGTTCGGGGCCTGATCTCTACAACAGCGCCGTCGTGATCGGTCCCGAAGGCTATATCGGTACGTTCAGGAAAGTGCATCTCTGGAACGAGGAAAACCTGTTCTTCGAGCCAGGCGATCTCGGCTTCCCGGTATTCCACACGCCGATCGGTCGCATCGGCGTTGCGATCTGCTACGATGGCTGGTTTCCGGAGACCTTTCGGCTCTGCGCGCTGCAGGGGGCCGATATCGTCTGCGTGCCGACCAACTGGGTTCCGATTCCGGGTCAGGCCGAAGGGCGTGAGGCGATGGCCAACATCCTCGCAATGGCCGCGGCCCATAGCAATTCGATCTTCATCGCCTGCGCTGACCGCGTCGGCGTCGAGCGGGGGCAGCCCTTCGAGGGCCAGAGCCTGATCGTCAGTTACACCGGATGGCCTGTCGTCGGGCCTGCCAGCCGGGAAGCGGAAGACATCCTCATTGCCGAGGTCGATCTCGGCGAGGCCCGGCGCAAACGCAACTGGAACGCCTTCAACCAAGTTCTGCGCGACCGCCGTGTCGACGTCTATGACGAGATGCTCGGATCCGGCGCGAAGCGCAGTTGGTACTGACCTTTGCCCTTCACCCCGGAAGTTTCAATGAACCCTCAGGAGTACCGATCATGATCCTCAATCGTTCACTTTCGACGCTGCTCGCTGCCGCTGCATCCGCAACACTCCTCGCTGGTGCGGCACTTGCCGCGGATCCTATCAAGATTGGAGTGCCGGTCGGCCTGTCCGGCGCCAACAGCGTGGTCGCACCCTCGGTGGTGCAGTCGGCGCAGCTCGCTGTCGAGGAGATCAACGCCAAGGGCGGCGTGCTCGGCCGTCAACTGGCGCTGGAAGTCGCCGATGACGCGTCCGGCGCCGCTGGCGCGCAGAAGGCGTTCGATAGCCTGGTGTTCCAGAAGAAGGTCGATGTGCTCATCTCGATGGAGACGAGTGCTGCGCGCAACGCGGGGCTGCCGATCGTGGCGCGCGGCAAGGTACCCTACATCTATACGTCGTTCTACGAGGGCAAATCCTGCAGCCCGTTCATGTATGTCAACGCCTGGGTGCCGGAACAGCAGGTACCGCCGATCGTCGACTATTTCACCAAGGAAAAGGGCGCGAAGACCTTCTTTCTGATCGGCTCGGACTATGCCTTCGGCCGCGGCATGCTGGCATTCACCAAGGCCTATATCGAAAAGACCGGCGGCAAGGTGGTTGGCGAGGAATATCTGCCGATGGACGGCACCGACTGGACGCCGATCATCTCGAAGCTGAAGAGCGCGGCGCCGGCTGCGCTGATTACGTCGACCGCGGGTGGCGCGCCGAACGTCACGTTGACCAAGCAGCTTCGCGCCGCCGGCGTTGCCGTGCCCTACGGCAATCTCGCGGTGGATGAAGGCACCGCGAAGGCCATGGGCACCGACGCCGAGGGCATCTATCTCTCGGCCTCCTATGTGACCGGGATCGACAGCGCCGCCAACAAGGCCTATCTCGCCGCCATGCAGAAGAAGTTCGGCAGCGACCTGAAGACCCCGAACGATCTCTCGGTGCCGGAATACGAAGCGGTTTACGCCTACAAGGCGGCGGTGGAAAAGGCCGGCAAGACCGACTCGCCCGCCGTACTGAAAGCGCTCGCCGAGATCTCGGTAGACGGACCGCGCGGAAAGATCGCGATGGCGCAGCAACACCACGCGGCGTTGACGATGTATCTCGGTCAGGTGCAGGGTGACGGCAGCGTCAAGGTCATCAAGAGCTTTCCCAATGTCAGTGCCGGAGAGCAGTGTCCGAATCTGAAGCCCTGACGTTTCTGCGCGCGGCGGGAACCCCATCGTCTTCCTGCCGCCGCCATTTGGTGCGGCCTCATGATTACACTCTGCCTCGACATCATCACCACGGCGGCGATCCTTTTCATCGTCGCCGCCGGCCTGCTGATCGTCTTTGGCGTGATGAAGATCGTCAACTTCGCGCATGCCGCCTTCGTCACGGTCGGCGCCTATGCCGCGCTGGTCGCCTCGCGCCTCGGGTTGCCGCCGGTGCTGGCTCCTGTTGTCGCTTTCTTCGTCGGCGGGCTGATCGGGGCGGCGACCGAACGCATTGTGGTGCGGCGGCTTTATCGCCGGCCGCTGGACGCCATCCTCGCGACGTGGGGACTCGGCATCGTCATCGGCCAGTTGGTGACGCTGGCTTTCGGACGCGAGGTGCAATTTGTGCCGGCGCCGATCTCGGGCACTCTTGAACTGTTCGGCGCCGACTATTCGCTCTATCGCCTGCTACTGGTTCCGATCGCGCTGGTCATTGCCGCGCTGTTCGCCGGACTTCTCAACGGCACGCGACTTGGTCTGTCGACTCGCGCGGTGATCATGAACGAGACCCTGGCGCAGGGACTTGGCATCGACAGCAGCCGCGTTCGCCTTATCACCTTCGGGACCGGATGCGGCTTGGCCGCCGTCGCTGGCGCGCTAATCACGCCGCTGACCAGCGTAGATCCCAACATGGGGCTGGCGTGGCTGATCGGCGCCTTCATGCTCGTCATGGTGTCCGGCGGCTCGCTGCTGACGCTCGGCCTGTCCTGCTTCGTGCTCGGTGGATTGCAGGTGCTGGCCAGCACCTTTATCAGTCCGATCCTCGGCGGCCTGACCATCGCGCTGCTCGCAGCTGTATCGCTCCGGCTGCGGCCGGCGGGGTTCGCCCGTGCTTGATTCCGGCAGTGTGAAAGAGCTGCAGCCGAAGGCGGCGTTGACCGGTCTTCAGCGGCCGATGCTGCGCATCGCGATTGCCGCGCTGCTGGCGGCGAGCCTGGTGATCGCCGGTCCCTGGGTGCTCGATACCTATACGGTCAATATTCTCGTCCGGGCCTTCTTCG is part of the Bradyrhizobium erythrophlei genome and encodes:
- a CDS encoding transporter substrate-binding domain-containing protein — its product is MVSSAASLSDTWRVGVLFSRTGLTAVTETEHFMGTALAIQEVNQAGGILGRELEVVAYDPESEPATYRRLADRLLTDDGISVIFGCSSSAERKAILPAIERRNGLLWYPSLYEGFEYSPNVIYTGASPNQTSFPLAEYLVRNHGRRVFLVGSDYIYPRESNRIMRDLVDSYGGKIVDEVYAPMAAPESHLRDIVERVKDLAPDVLFSTVVGRSAQTFYRLYRKAGLDPASMPIASLTMAEGEVREIGAALCEGHITAATYFGSLRGASNRRFTDNFRRTFGPDRPVSMWSAGAYAQVHLFALALERAGTLDTQRLVEAALGLSFEAPEGAIQIDPDNNHTWLTPRIGRVRIDGGFDVVWEAKAAVKPDPYLAVSPLGGRWIGEEAYVA
- a CDS encoding ANTAR domain-containing response regulator encodes the protein MKPGIRRLIEELRGARVLVVHPRDAEGDALLDQLKRIGCNVRGIWPPPVELPNDVDTVFHLVETAETPAFIASASEGGPTFVAIVDYENPTVLRRLLDSNAHGVINKPIRPFGILSSLVLARSMRGYTRRLESKVQKLEETLKARRDVDKAVKILVTLKRVSEAEAYELIRSQATQKRLSMAEVATTIIGAQDVMAGLGLIDER
- a CDS encoding nitrilase family protein, yielding MTLHASNDHASTDKVAGSIVVACIQMQPAFGNVAANVAHSLELIDQAASRGADLVVLPELANTGYMFASREEAFGLAEPIPGGPSVAAWAERAARHGMHIVAGITERSGPDLYNSAVVIGPEGYIGTFRKVHLWNEENLFFEPGDLGFPVFHTPIGRIGVAICYDGWFPETFRLCALQGADIVCVPTNWVPIPGQAEGREAMANILAMAAAHSNSIFIACADRVGVERGQPFEGQSLIVSYTGWPVVGPASREAEDILIAEVDLGEARRKRNWNAFNQVLRDRRVDVYDEMLGSGAKRSWY
- a CDS encoding substrate-binding protein; this translates as MILNRSLSTLLAAAASATLLAGAALAADPIKIGVPVGLSGANSVVAPSVVQSAQLAVEEINAKGGVLGRQLALEVADDASGAAGAQKAFDSLVFQKKVDVLISMETSAARNAGLPIVARGKVPYIYTSFYEGKSCSPFMYVNAWVPEQQVPPIVDYFTKEKGAKTFFLIGSDYAFGRGMLAFTKAYIEKTGGKVVGEEYLPMDGTDWTPIISKLKSAAPAALITSTAGGAPNVTLTKQLRAAGVAVPYGNLAVDEGTAKAMGTDAEGIYLSASYVTGIDSAANKAYLAAMQKKFGSDLKTPNDLSVPEYEAVYAYKAAVEKAGKTDSPAVLKALAEISVDGPRGKIAMAQQHHAALTMYLGQVQGDGSVKVIKSFPNVSAGEQCPNLKP
- a CDS encoding branched-chain amino acid ABC transporter permease — its product is MITLCLDIITTAAILFIVAAGLLIVFGVMKIVNFAHAAFVTVGAYAALVASRLGLPPVLAPVVAFFVGGLIGAATERIVVRRLYRRPLDAILATWGLGIVIGQLVTLAFGREVQFVPAPISGTLELFGADYSLYRLLLVPIALVIAALFAGLLNGTRLGLSTRAVIMNETLAQGLGIDSSRVRLITFGTGCGLAAVAGALITPLTSVDPNMGLAWLIGAFMLVMVSGGSLLTLGLSCFVLGGLQVLASTFISPILGGLTIALLAAVSLRLRPAGFARA